In Prinia subflava isolate CZ2003 ecotype Zambia chromosome W, Cam_Psub_1.2, whole genome shotgun sequence, one DNA window encodes the following:
- the LOC134563456 gene encoding uncharacterized protein LOC134563456, with amino-acid sequence MESTPWCIKWKGSENETDPTVTNTDTSSQKEANKVSWWVCKKIYDCTSDNLEMKQWSPLAIALRISCACRKIKHKQGKIDSKIIVGCSKSTIRSPGPFVWAMSDGTWTTHLPMDGEVREITLGLPTLCPIWKKFPFNRSSEALQIKAKRDVSEDKNPDDTWKEPSSGVKIGWALESLFGPIANYQNREMLYRLTGQVDRLARITREGFRELNVQLQATTKMTLQNRLALDMLLLKEHGVCRYLKGQIDHCCIHIPNVTADVEHDISQLKQIEHEAQKEQKDLATSWLGKIFEGLGWNVSSWIKSILENLIILLIIFLVI; translated from the coding sequence atggaaagcacaccctggtgcattaaatggaaaggctctgaaaatgagacagatcccacagtgacgaatactgatactagcagtcagaaagaggcaaataaggtaagttggtgggtatgtaagaaaatttatgattgcacctctgataacctggaaatgaaacagtggtcaccattggcaatagccttacgaattagttgtgcctgcaggaaaattaaacacaaacaaggcaaaatagattctaagattatagtaggatgtagcaagagtacaattcgaagtccaggaccatttgtatgggcaatgagtgatggcacatggacaacacacttgcctatggacggggaggtaagagaaatcaccctgggccttcccactttatgtccaatttggaagaaattcccatttaacaggagcagtgaagccttgcaaataaaagcaaagcgagacgtctcagaagacaagaacccagatgacacttggaaggaaccctctagtggagtaaagattgggtgggccctagaatccttgtttggtcccattgcaaattatcaaaatagagaaatgctatatagactcacaggtcaggtagacagattagcaagaatcacacgagagggatttagggaactcaatgtgcaattacaggccaccaccaaaatgaccctgcaaaatcgtttggctttagatatgttacttttgaaagaacacggagtgtgtagatatttaaagggacaaattgaccattgctgcatccacatcccaaatgtaactgcagatgtagaacatgacatcagccagttaaaacaaatagagcatgaggcacaaaaggaacaaaaggatttagctactagctggttgggtaaaatctttgaaggattaggatggaatgtgagttcatggataaagtctatccttgaaaatctgataattttactgattatatttttagtaatttag